A window from Purpureocillium takamizusanense chromosome 3, complete sequence encodes these proteins:
- a CDS encoding uncharacterized protein (COG:S~TransMembrane:3 (o116-144i156-177o183-204i)~EggNog:ENOG503P9PV), protein MPCHSFLPSACVPTHLGGCTASAKRLVSHSEVLFWSTSRALGHLVSLKGCLRLFLSRLKNRSHWRFCSFSNHHGEMYTYTNDMFPVEWLQGSLKSSLDWLQSSCKSFLDWLSEPHVLAIVMAWAITFTAVCALLLCLGFGPIGIVAGTLAAAFQSYMYGGFTPAGGIFATLTSMAMLGTLMPAAAILAALLATIVAVVVWACGVGR, encoded by the exons ATGCCCTGCCACTCTTTCTTGCCTTCAGCCTGTGTTCCAACCCACCTCGGTGGCTGTACTGCCAGCGCCAAAAGACTTGTGTCGCACAGTGAGGTACTATTTTGGTCAACAAgccgcgccctcgggcaTTTGGTCTCTCTGAAAGGCTGCCTCCGACTCTTTCTTTCCAGGCTCAAAAACCGAAGCCATTGGCGCTTTTGTAG CTTTTCAAACCATCACGGAGAAATGTACACGTACACGAACGACATGTTCCCAGTAGAGTGGCTCCAGGGCTCACTCAAGTCCTCTTTGGACTGGCTCCAGAGCTCATGCAAGTCCTTTCTGGACTGGCTCTCCGAACCAC ACGTGCTGGCCATTGTCATGGCGTGGGCGATCACGTTCACCGCGGTGtgcgccctcctcctctgcctcgGCTTCGGGCCAATAGGGATCGTCGCGG GGAcacttgctgctgctttccAGTCGTACATGTACGGCGGCTTCACTCCGGCCGGGGGCATTTTCGCAACGTTGACGAGCATGGCAATGCTTGGGACGCTGATGCCTGCTGCGGCAATAttggccgcgctgctggcgaccATCGTGGCTGTTGTTGTCTGGGCGTGTGGCGTTGGCCGGTAG
- the MAM3 gene encoding cell agglutination protein Mam3 (EggNog:ENOG503NW0Y~TransMembrane:5 (i12-33o53-77i112-133o139-158i170-190o)~COG:E~COG:H) yields the protein MRRRGGSSGGVASLRPAVLGAGRLLGMGFSTVAAAPLSKSGHGGGEDGEGQPLWVLGVASMVLVLLGGAFAGLTIALMGQDSIYLQVVSGDPTEPQHKNAGRVLRLLKKGKHWVLVTLLLANVIVNESLPVVLDRTLGGGVAAVVGSTVLIVIFGEIVPQSICVRYGLPIGGYMSKPVLALMYLLGPVAWPTAKLLDWILGEDHGTVYKKSGLKTLVTLHKSLGELSERLNQDEVTIITAVLDLKDKPVSEVMTPMEDVFTLAEDHILDEKTMDTILSSGYSRIPIYRAGNPTDFVGMLLVKTLITYDPEDRIPVRDVPLGAIVETRPETSCLDIINFFQEGKSHLVLVSEFPGSDKGALGVVTLEDVIEELIGEEIVDESDVYVDVHKAIRRLTPAPRARRVHGHSEVATAATAAALAAKNRGDILVDIAEHPDGQSVTVGSLGAQSDSGAHEQQQRPKTAIFMKRRSSTGPDALTNGGDGGGGTGGGGGTVPVKATLNDMKQQQLRLGPANLASHPRNMTRNNVFKIKQGLTVTTLVPADTNGKPGQPHQHPPTSKPVDGDTTAAAAATATIPDESETAPLLSGVNGNGNGNGEGYGSDASKGKKKVADRK from the exons ATGCGGAGAAGAGGTGGCTCGtctggcggcgtcgccagctTGCGTCCCGCCGTGCTGGGAGCCGGACGGCTGCTGGGCATGGGCTTctcgaccgtcgccgccgcgccgctgtcAAAgagcgggcacggcggcggcgaggacggcgagggccagccGCTGTGGGTGCTCGGCGTGGCCTCCATGGTGCTCGtcctgctgggcggcgcctttgccggcCTGACGATTGC CTTGATGGGCCAGGACAGCATCTACCTCCAGGTCGTGTCGGGCGACCCAACGGAGCCGCAGCACAAAaacgccggccgcgtgctCCGCCTGCTCAAGAAGGGCAAGCACTGGGTGCTGGTGACGCTGCTTCTAGCCAacgtcatcgtcaacgagtcgctccccgtcgtccttgaccgaaccctcggcggtggcgtcgcggccgtcgtcggctcgACCGTGCTCATCG TCATCTTTGGCGAAATCGTCCCCCAGTCCATCTGCGTCCGCTACGGCCTGCCCATCGGCGGCTACATGTCCAAGCCGGTGCTGGCGCTCATGTACCTGCTCGGCCCCGTGGCGTGGCCGAcggccaagctgctcgactggatcctcggcgaggaccaCGGCACCGTCTACAAGAAGAGCGGGCTCAAGACGCTCGTCACGCTGCACAAGTCGCTCGGCGAGCTGTCGGAGCGCCTCAACCAGGACGAGGTGACTATCATcaccgccgtgctcgacctCAAGGACAAGCCCGTGTCCGAGGTCATGACCCCCATGGAGGACGTCTTCACCCTGGCCGAGGACcacatcctcgacgagaaGACCATGGACACGATCCTCTCGTCGGGCTATTCGCGCATCCCCATCTACCGCGCCGGCAACCCCACCGACTTTGTCGGCATGCTGCTCGTAAAGACGCTCATCACTTACGACCCCGAGGACCGCATCCCCGTCCGCGACGTCCCGCTCGGCGCCATTGTCGAGACGCGCCCCGAGACGAGCTGCCTCGACATCATCAACTTTTTCCAGGAGGGCAAGTCGCACTTGGTGCTCGTCTCCGAGTTTCCGGGGTCCGACAAGGGCGCCCTGGGCGTCGtgacgctcgaggacgtgATTGAGGAGCTCATTGGAGA GGAAATCGTGGACGAGTCGGACGTGTACGTGGACGTGCACAAGGCCATCCGCCGCCtgacgcccgccccccgcgcgcggcgtgtCCACGGCCACTCGGAagtggccacggcggccacggcggcggccctcgcggccaAGAACCGGGgcgacatcctcgtcgacatcgccgagCACCCAGACGGGCAGTCGGTGACGGTGGGGTCGCTCGGCGCGCAGAGCGACTCGGGCGCACAcgagcaacagcagcggcccaagacggccattTTCATGAAGCGACGCAGCTCGACCGGCCCTGACGCCCTGACCaacggcggggacggcggcggtggcaccgggggtggtggtggcaccGTCCCCGTCAAGGCGACGCTCAACGACATGAAGCAACAGcagctgcgcctcggccccgCCAACCTCGCCTCGCACCCGCGCAACATGACGCGCAACAACGTCTTCAAGATCAAGCAGGGCCTCACCGTCACGACGCTCGTGCCCGCCGACACCAACGGCAAGCCGGGCCAGCCGCACCAGCACCCGCCGACGTCCAAGCCCGTCGATGGTGatacgacggcggcagcggcggcgacggcgacgatacCTGACGAAagcgagacggcgccgctgctgagtggcgtcaacggcaacggcaacggtAACGGCGAGGGGTACGGGTCCGACGCgagcaagggcaagaaaAAGGTTGCGGACAGGAAATGA
- a CDS encoding uncharacterized protein (COG:S~EggNog:ENOG503P0T6), translating into MGAGNPGQLDGPPALGELQQNQQEPARSPRKARDDAPKYTWGNISLKPARSRDPSPEKPKKPRPGANLVGLLSRPKSLKNLYKLATDDEARAAKDKENRTPDEPTGAMLPPPIFAQFTSDATSQREQRVRSSVDIGSPRPIVKERPQSLHVPRMHGEPDARQPSTGKPTSHLHRGKVLGAFANLTGRTGSAESRPKEPECDTEELNRQLEALLDRRNIPENQRYKMRNLSTAIKLEFIHQDRAEMHAATAERSATLDSNASSDAPAATPTGSDCDDEKPKRGRGRSFTFSRGKKERSSSKKPKGEGTLGRHFRSKSTDSVASDRPASSGSFSSGGGFLAKVKLQQGPGDYVGYLRKVQKPQLVEVGKLHKLRLLLRNETVSWIEDFIQQGGMREIVGLLNRIMEVEWREEHEDALLHENLLCLKALSTTARAVEHLHSVQHDLFPKLLHMLFDPDKKGPSEFTTRNIITSVLLTYIESAAPAERIGRATSVLRHLRDPDPKESDRPLPFVLEMHRERPYRVWCKEVVSVTKEVFWIFLHNLNVVALASDNNSAEQVQNQNQEQPSYAYMLRHFPPERPPVPAAPYVGGVEWDATNYLASHLDLMNAVLACTPTAARRNALRGELRISGWERCLGGSLRLCKEKFYGSVHTALRTWVAAAAEDGWDVRDVRFGPPPEARASPRKTAGGGGGGGGGGQKTKVEDAPRLDMPKLDLGLASADKDAWL; encoded by the exons ATGGGCGCCGGCAACCcgggccagctcgacggcccgcccgccctcggcgagctccaGCAGAACCAGCAAGAGCCCGCCCGATCCCCCCGCAAGGCCCGAGACGACGCGCCAAAGTACACCTGGGGCAACATCTCCCTCAAGCCCGCCCGGTCCCGCGACCCTTCCCCcgagaagcccaagaagccGCGGCCCGGCGCCAACCTGGTCGGCCTGCTGTCCCGGCCCAAGTCGCTCAAGAACCTCTACAAGCtggccaccgacgacgaggcccgagccgccaaggacaaggagaacaggacgcccgacgagccgacgGGCGCCATGCTACCGCCCCCCATATTCGCCCAGTTCACGTCCGACGCGACGTCCCAGCGGGAGCAGCGGGTGCGTTCGTCCGTAGACATTGGTAGCCCCCGCCCCATCGTCAAGGAGCGTCCGCAGTCGCTCCACGTGCCCAGGATGCATGGCGAGCCCGACGCGCGGCAGCCGTCCACGGGGAAACCGACGAGCCACCTGCATAGAGGCAAGGTGCTCGGCGCGTTTGCCAACCTGACGGGCCGCACCGGGTCCGCAGAGTCGCGCCCCAAGGAGCCCGAGTGCGACACCGAGGAGCTCAACcggcagctcgaggccctcctGGACCGACGCAACATCCCCGAGAACCAGCGCTACAAGATGCGGAACCTCAGCACCGCCATCAAGCTCGAGTTCATCCACCAGGACCGCGCCGAGATGcacgcggccacggcggagCGCTCGGCCACCCTCGACAGCAACGCCAGCAGtgacgcgccggcggcgacgcccacgggGTCCGACTGCGATGACGAGAAGCCCaagcgcggccgcggccgcagctTTACCTTTTCACGCGGCAAAAAGGAGCGATCCTCGtccaagaagcccaaggGCGAGGGCACGCTGGGCCGCCACTTCCGGTCAAAGTCGACGGACAGCGTGGCGAGCGATcggcccgcgtcgtcgggcagcttctcgtcgggcggcgggttcCTTGCCAAGGTTAAGCTCCAGCAAGGGCCCGGCGACTACGTGGGATATCTCCGCAAGGTGCAGAAGCCGCAGCTGGTCGAGGTGGGCAAGCTGCAcaagctgcggctgctgctccgcaACGAGACGGTGTCGTGGATCGAGGATTTTATCCAGCAAGGCGGCATGAGGGAGATTGTCGGCCTGCTCAACCGCATCATGGAGGTGGAGTGGAG AGAGGAGCACGAGGACGCGCTGCTCCACGAGAACCTGCTGTGCCTCAAggcgctgtcgacgacggcccgcgcCGTGGAACACCTGCACTCGGTGCAGCACGACCTGTTCCCCAAGCTCCTGCACATGCTCTTCGACCCGGACAAGAAGGGCCCGAGCGAGTTCACGACGCGCAACATCATCACGTCGGTGCTGCTCACCTACATCGAGTCGGCGGCCCCCGCGGAGCGCATCGGCCGTGCCACGAGCGTGCTGCGGCACCTCCGCGACCCGGATCCCAAGGAGAGCgaccgcccgctgccgttTGTGCTCGAGATGCACCGCGAGCGCCCGTACCGCGTGTGGTGCAAGGAGGTGGTCAGCGTCACCAAGGAGGTGTTTTGGATCTTTCTCCATAACCTCAACGTGGTGGCCCTCGCGTCGGACAACAACAGCGCCGAGCAGGTGCAGAATCAGAATCAGGAGCAGCCATCGTATGCCTACATGCTCCGCCACTTCCCGCCGGAGCggccgcccgtgcccgcggcgccctacgtcggcggcgtcgagtgGGACGCGACCAACTACCTGGCGTCGCACCTGGATCTGATGAACGCGGTGCTGGCGTGCACGCCCACGGCCGCACGGCGCAAcgccctgcgcggcgagctgcgcaTCTCGGGCTGGGAGCgctgcctcggcggcagcctgcGGCTCTGCAAGGAGAAGTTTTACGGCTCCGTCCACACGGCGCTGCGGACgtgggtcgccgccgcggccgaggacgggtGGGACGTGCGCGACGTGCGCTTCGGCCCGCCCCCGGAGGCGCGTGCATCGCCCCGAAagaccgccggcggcggaggaggtggtggtggtggtgggcagaagaccaaggtcgaggacgcgcccCGGCTAGACATGCCCAAGCTTGACCTGgggctggcgtcggcggacaAGGACGCCTGGCTGTGA
- a CDS encoding uncharacterized protein (COG:E~EggNog:ENOG503NVPH): MTPSAMPDASSSSESARPRILVPEKVSPDGLALLTPHFDVDVRLGLGADELERAIGAYHGLIVRSETKVTPAVLRAGRKLRVVARAGVGVDNIDVPAATNAGIIVVNSPSGNILAAAEHTVALLLATARNVGRADGGVKAGRWDRGALVGVEVGRKTLGIVGLGKVGLNVARMAKGLGMLVRAVDPYASADMARQAGVELVASLDDLLPAVDFLTIHTPLLATTMDLVGEPQLRAMRPTARVLNVARGGVYNEAALLRALDEGWIAGAGLDVFTSEPPGDGDSTAARLARHPKVVATPHLGASTVEAQENVSMDVCKQMLEILRGGLPTSAVNAPIILPEEYAKLQPSVRLVEKMGRLYTQHYVRSKGGMVGGRRFELVYRGELAGMPNTKPLFAALVKGLVASFSDSNVNIVNAELIAREKGIVINETQARDSPGTYANLVTLRSVGDGGGDGSGDNDGGEQQVIEGYASDKRVYISKLDRFKASFAPEGTLIILHNYDEPGKIGGVGMVLGSHGINIRFMQVAGLGGDGNDARSSSGSGGSVEGRKDNEALMILGVDGEVGESVLEGLRAADGVLDVNLVRL; encoded by the coding sequence ATGACCCCCTCCGCCATGCCAgacgcgtcgtcgtcatcggagtccgcccgcccgcgcatcCTCGTCCCCGAAAAGGTGTCGCCCGATGGCCTCGCACTGCTGACCCCCCacttcgacgtcgacgtccggctgggcctcggcgccgacgagctggagcggGCCATTGGCGCGTACCATGGGCTCATCGTGCGGTCCGAGACCAAGGTGACGCCCGCGGTGCTGCGGGCCGGGCGCAAGCTCCGGGTcgtggcccgcgccggcgtcggcgtcgacaacaTCGACGTGCCCGCGGCCACCAacgccggcatcatcgtcgtcaactcgccctcgggcaacatcctggccgccgccgagcacaccgtcgcgctgctgctggccacggcgcgcaacgtcgggcgcgccgacgggggcgtcaaggccggccggTGGGaccgcggcgccctcgtcggcgtagAGGTCGGGCGCAAGacgctcggcatcgtcggcctcggcaaggtCGGCCTCAACGTCGCCCGCATGGCAAAGGGCCTGGGCATGCTGGTCCGCGCCGTGGACCCCTACGCCAGCGCAGACATGgcccgccaggccggcgtcgagctcgtcgcctccctcgacgacctgctccccgccgtcgacttcCTCACCATCCACACCCCGCTGCtggccaccaccatggacctcgtcggcgagccgcagctgcgcgccatgCGGCCCACGGCCCGCGTCCTcaacgtcgcccgcggcggcgtctacaacgaggccgccctgctgcgcgccctcgacgagggctggatcgccggcgccggcctcgacgtcttcaCCTCGGAGCCCCCAGGGGACGGCGACTCcacggccgcgcgcctcgcccgccaccccAAGGTCGTGGCCACGCCGCACCTGGGCGCCTCCAccgtcgaggcccaggaGAACGTCTCCATGGACGTGTGCAAGCAGATGCTCGAGatcctgcgcggcgggctgcccaccagcgccgtcaacgccccCATCATCCTGCCCGAGGAGTACGCCAAGCTGCAGCCGTCGGTGCGCCTGGTCGAGAAGATGGGCCGCCTCTACACCCAGCACTACGTCCGCTCCAAGGGCGGCatggtcggcggccgccgcttcgAGCTCGTCTaccgcggcgagctggccggcaTGCCCAACACGAAGCCGctcttcgccgccctcgtcaaggggctcgtcgcctcctTCAGCGACTCCAACGTCAACATTGTCAACGCCGAGCTCATCGCGCGGGAAaagggcatcgtcatcaacgAGACGCAGGCGCGCGACTCGCCCGGCACCTACGCCAACCTGGTGACGCTGCGgtccgtgggcgacggcggcggcgacggcagcggcgacaacgacggcggtgagCAGCAGGTGATAGAGGGCTACGCGTCGGACAAGCGCGTGTACATTTCCAAGCTGGACCGGTTCAAGGCCTCCTTTGCGCCCGAGGGCACCCTCATCATCCTGCACAACTACGACGAGCCGGGCAAGATTGGGGGCGTGGGCATGGTGCTGGGCTCGCACGGCATCAACATTCGCTTCATGCAGGTGGcggggctgggcggcgatggcaacgacgccaggagcagcagcggcagtggcggaTCTGTCGAGGGGCGCAAGGACAACGAGGCGCTCATGAtcctgggcgtcgacggcgaggtgggcgagAGCGTGCTCGAGGggctgcgggcggccgacggcgtgctGGACGTGAACCTGGTGCGCCTGTGA
- a CDS encoding uncharacterized protein (SECRETED:SignalP(1-22~SECRETED:cutsite=AVA-AY~SECRETED:prob=0.5898)) — protein sequence MMRLAQLAVVVVVVSIAEPAVAAYKGDISKNGFQLVCDGPPPYRKCIPPFAYCRGLKYQLSLAAFDLMRGQARAPEILRARDYCHDVALCYCVQGPKDPNWYERERRRQERARRQREKKLGGSTATRAEEGCEEPNPDHQAKVKTSSPDEEEWANKLQPAEEGCEEPNPDDEAVVETYSPDGEEWVNKLQPLVAWMAADDDC from the exons ATGATGCGCCTCGCTCAGctcgcagtcgtcgtcgtcgtcgtcagcatcgCTGAACCCGCGGTGGCCGCGTATAAGGGCGACATCAGCAAGAACGGTTTTCAGCTCGTATGCGATGGTCCTCCTCCGTACCGAAAATGCATCCCGCCCTTCGCTTACTGTAGAGGGCTGAAGTACCAGCTCTCATTGGCCGCCTTCGACCTAATGCGAGGACAGGCCAGGGCACCGGAAATCCTGAGAGCCAGGGACTATTGCCACGATGTTGCCCTCTGCTATTGTGTCCAGGGACCCAAGGACCCG AACTGGTacgagcgagagagacggcGACAGGAAAGAGCGCGTAGgcagagagaaaaaaaactTGGggggtcgacggcgacacgggcggaggagggatgCGAAGAGCCGAACCCAGATCACCAGGCCAAAGTGAAAACTTCCTCgccagacgaggaggagtgGGCGAACAAGCTGCAgccggcggaggagggatgCGAAGAGCCGAACCCAGATGACGAGGCCGTAGTGGAAACTTACTCGCCAGACGGGGAGGAATGGGTGAACAAGCTGCAGCCGCTGGTGGcctggatggcggcggatgaTGATTGTTGA
- a CDS encoding uncharacterized protein (COG:H~EggNog:ENOG503P2Y9) — protein MIPQDAIAELQRYTACDVSDALLKLNVPGAGFVADLRAYGGAPGSDADTSSAVTAAPVSTILFAAKGGPPPAEPPVSNVPKDAHWADLAREGTLVFMQQPPGQTNAVCGGIMALRMKVRGVRGIVVAGRVRDLPELRSTNLPIWAYGTSTVGSGGGSVPWALDAPLSINGTAVRPGDVALHDPVNGVVVVPRDKLDAVLELLPRLTAADDRVKEDVLRGVSVYDAFKLHRG, from the exons ATGATCCCGCAGGACGCCATCGCAGAGCTGCAGCGGTACACGGCGTGCGACGTCTccgacgccctgctcaagCTCAACGTCCCCGGCgcgggcttcgtcgccgacctcaGGGCCTatggcggcgccccgggctCCGACGCCGATacctcctccgccgtcaccgccgcgcccgtctccaCGATCCTCTTCGCCGCAAAGGGCGGGCCCCCGCCTGCCGAGCCGCCCGTCAGCAACGTGCCCAAGGACGCGCACTGggccgacctcgcccgcgagggCACCCTCGTCTTcatgcagcagccgcccggcCAGACAAACgccgtctgcggcggcatcatggccctGCGCATGAAGGTCCGCGGCGTCAggggcatcgtcgtcgccggccgcgtgcgcGACCTGCCCGAGCTGCGGAGCACCAACCTGCCG ATCTGGGCCTACGGCACCTCCAccgtcggctccggcggcggcagcgtcccCTGGGCCCTCGACGCGCCCCTCTCCATcaacggcaccgccgtccgccccGGCGACGTGGCCCTGCACGACcccgtcaacggcgtcgtcgtcgtcccccgcgacaagctcgacgccgtgctggagctgctgccgcgcctgacggccgccgacgacagggTCAAGGAGGACGTGCTCAGGGGCGTGTCCGTGTACGACGCGTTTAAGCTGCACCGGGGTTGA
- a CDS encoding Catechol 1,2-dioxygenase (EggNog:ENOG503NYIE~COG:E), producing MAPAAVSVDGQPAAAKKSSRFDPMFTQHVIDTMGPNITPRNRQLLTSLLRHLHDFARDVELTNDEWMTGVHFINAVGQCSTKTRNEAHRVSDILGLESLVDEIANKIVAEGDVDPTSSSILGPFWSPNAPFRENGGSIIQDPAPGGRVCKMHGTITDLLTGKPIPGAVFDIWQASSNGKYDFQDPEAQTPNNLRGKFRADDDGRYWFYCYHPTAYSLPTDGPSYDLLTLMDRHPMRPAHIHIMVTHPDFKGCTTQLYPKDDPWLATDTVFAVKDDLVVDFKPLEGDTQAELDLEYNVILSPKGYKGKQFGP from the exons atggcgcccgccgcagtctccgtcgacggccagccggccgcggcAAAGAAGAGCAGCCGCTTCGACCCCATGTTCACGCAGCACGTCATCGACACCATGGGCCCCAACATCACGCCGCGGAACCGCCAGCTGCTCACGAGCCTTCTGCGCCACCTGCACGACTTtgcgcgcgacgtcgagctgaCCAACGACGAGTGGATGACGGGCGTGCACTTTATCAACGCCGTGGGCCAGTGTTCGACCAAGACGCGCAACGAGGCGCACCGCGTGTCCGACAttctcggcctcgagtc GCTCGTCGATGAAATCGCCAACAAAatcgtcgccgagggagACGTCGACcctacgtcgtcgtccatcctCGGCCCCTTTTGGTCGCCCAACGCGCCGTTCCGGGAAAACGGCGGCTCCATCATCCAGGACccggcgccaggcggccGCGTGTGCAAGATGCACGGCACCATCACGGACCTGCTGACGGGCAAGCCCATCCCGGGGGCCGTCTTCGACATCTGGCAGGCCAGCTCCAACGGCAAGTACGACTTCCAGGACCCGGAGGCGCAGACGCCCAACAACCTGCGCGGCAAGttccgcgccgacgacgacggccggtACTGGTTCTACTGCTACCACCCGACGGCCTACTCGCTGCCGACCGACGGGCCGAGCTACGACCTGCTCACGCTCATGGACCGACATCCCATGCGCCCGGCGCACATTCACATCATG GTCACGCACCCCGACTTCAAGGGCTGCACGACGCAGCTCTATCCCAAGGACGACCCGTGGCTGGCCACGGACACTGTcttcgccgtcaaggacgaccttgtcgtcgacttcaagccgctcgagggcgacacgCAGGCCGAGCTTGATCTCGAGTATAACGTAATTTTATCGCCCAAGGGATACAAGGGCAAGCAGTTTGGGCCGTag
- a CDS encoding Carboxy-cis,cis-muconate cyclase (COG:S~EggNog:ENOG503NX5U), which translates to MPVHHLMVGTWTPPGAIFTFAFDDEALTLKLVHRTPIPEDEPISWMTFDHAKKTIYGAAMKKWSSYAVESPTSIVHQASHPMLHHPQAASPETNTRAIFLLASRKPPNAVYCNPFYSHAGHGTVFAVDARGGLVAPPLQHYAYQSDSGVHGMVFDPAEEYLYSADLAANKVWVHRRRPRDLTREGDGDTNSRSPELDLVGAVDCPDPRDHPRWVAMHPSGRFLYVLMEKGNRLCECAVDPATRLPVFDDARAWPLIPPGIPDRWTQYRADVCALSASGRYLFASSRANSFDLTGYVAAFRLADGDGRVERHICLNPTPTSGGHSNAVAPSDWSDEWLAITDDQEGWLEIYRWQDEFLARVARVRVPEPGFGMNAIWYD; encoded by the exons ATGCCCGTCCACCACCTCATGGTCGGCACCTggacgccgcccggcgccatcTTCACCTTTgcctttgacgacgaggccctgacGCTCAAGCTCGTCCACCGCACGCCCAtccccgaggacgagcccaTCTCGTGGATGACCTTTGAC CATGCCAAAAAGACAATctacggcgccgccatgaagAAGTGGTCCAGCTACGCCGTCGAGTCGCCCACGTCCATCGTCCATCAGGCTTCGCACCCGATGCTGCACCACC CCCAGGCAGCGTCCCCCGAGACCAACACGCGcgccatcttcctcctcgcctcaCGCAAGCCCCCCAACGCCGTCTACTGCAACCCATTTTACTCGCacgccggccacggcaccgtcttcgccgtcgacgcgcgcggcggcctcgtcgcgccgcccctccagCACTACGCCTACCAGTCCGACTCGGGCGTCCATGGCATGGTCttcgacccggccgaggagTACCTCTACTcggccgacctcgccgccaacaaggtCTGggtccaccgccgccgccctcgcgacCTAACGAGGGAGGGTGATGGTGATACTAATTCGCGCTCTCCggagctcgacctcgtcggcgctgtcgaCTGCCCGGACCCGCGCGACCACCCCCGCTGGGTCGCCATGCACCCCTCGGGCCGCTTCCTCTACGTGCTCATGGAAAAGGGCAACCGCCTGTGCGAGTGCgccgtcgacccggccacgCGCCTCCCCgtcttcgacgacgcccgcgcctggCCCCTCATCCCGCCCGGCATCCCCGACCGCTGGACCCAGTACCGCGCCGACGTCTGCGCCCTGTCCGCCTCGGGCCGCTACCtcttcgcctcgtcgcgcgccaaCAGCTTCGACCTGACGGGCtacgtcgccgccttccgcctcgccgacggcgacggccgcgtcgagcgccacaTCTGCCTCAACCCCACGcccaccagcggcggccacagcaacgccgtcgccccgaGCGACTGGTCCGACGAGTGGCTCGCCATCACCGACGACCAGGAGGGCTGGCTCGAGATTTACCGCTGGCAGGACGAgttcctcgcccgcgtcgcccgcgtgcGGGTGCCGGAGCCGGGCTTTGGCATGAACGCTATCTGGTACGACTAG